GCCGCTCTAGCAGCTGCCCGCCTTCCTGCTCCTACTCATCAACCAGCGAGAGCAGCAGCGAGGACAGCCAGCTGACACTGGCCACGGACTCGGCGAGCAGCCGTTCCCCGTCGCCCACCGCCCAAGAAGAAAGGGTCGGCACCCCCGCTACTGCTGAACCAACTGCGGAAGCCGTGCCCCATCGTACGCCGCACGAGCCCCCGGAACCGGAAGGCGCCCACGCCGAGACCGAGGCGAGCACGCGCGCGGCGGAGAGCGACGCTCCCGTGAGCGACCCCACGGCGCATGCGCCGCCCTGCCACGTCACGGCGCACACGCAAGGCGATGCCCCGCCTCCACCCGCGGACCCTCTCCTCCCCGGCGCGAAGCAGCcgggtaggaaaaaaaacagccgGCGTAAGCGCCGGAACGTGCGGTCGGTAACCATCACCACCGTCGCTAAAATCGGCGTACGTTCAAGCGCCCCTGCTGCGGCACAAGACACCGCACCGACCAGTGAAGGACGGGAAACCGTCCTGTACCGACCGCTCGCGAGGAAGGCACATTTCCTTGCGGCATCACGCGATGCAATTGCCGCATTCCTGGCCGGCGTTTCGGGGCGCATCGAGTCCGGCCGAACTTGCGACGGAACGTCGTGGCCGTCGACGCGCTGCCTGGCACAGACCTGTCTGCGCTGCTCGCCGTCCGGGTGATTTGCGACGTGCCCGTCAAGGCGAAGGCACTCATCGCCGACTCTTGCACGGGCACGCTCTTCAACGTGGACCCGGCGATCGATGGACCTTCTATCATTGAGGGGATCGAGAGCCGGGTGCCCGTACTCGCCGTCACCCGGAGCGGCGATGTGGCAACACTCCGATTCGCTGGGAGAGACGTGCCGGAAGAGGTTCACCTCTTCAAGCAGCGCCGCAGCGTACGTCCGCAGCTGCCGCGGCCGTTGCAGTGCGGTCGATGCGGGCTTTTCGGGCACGCCACGGTGACATGCTCCCGCGAGCCACGCTGTCTACAGTGCGCGGggtcgcacgcgacgaccgcctgTACTTCAAAGCGGACGCGATGCATCAACTGCCGAGGCCCGCACGAGTCGACAGAGCCGCGCTGCCCCAACTGGCAGCTCGAGCGGCGGGTGGCGAGCATACTCGCGAGAACCGTTCCGCGCATCACGCGCAAACAAGCCTTGGTTCTCGCAAGGAGCAATGCCCCTGCCGCGCGGAATCAGCAGCCGGCCACCACCACAGCACAGCGCGACCCCGAGCCTCGACCATCGCCGCTGGTTCAGCCGGGCCGATCATTCCGTGACGTGCTGGCCGCCAACACAGCGCCGCAGCCAGCCGCCGAGAGCAGCTCCGCCCAACCCCGCAGCACGACAACACCCGATGCACGTGACCTCGTCATAACGACGCTCGCGTCGGCATTGCGTGCACTTTTGGAATCGGTACCTGCCGACTCCCCAGCGCGCCACATGTGTGTGGCAGCACTGGAAATGCATGACACCCTGATCCAGCATGGCTAGCACACCAGTGGGGCAACGGCCGCGCATTGTTCAATGGAATGTTCGTTCAATGCGCCGCCGACATCCAGAGCTGGCGGATGGGGCTCTTTCGGACGGATGCGACGtgcttgctttgcaagaaacccacGTCCACCCGGGAGAGCTCAATCTGCCGGGCTTCGTCAGCTACCACAGTGCTGCTGGCTGCGAGCAGGCGTCATGCACGGCCATTCCGTGTACCGATTCCACTCATCCGGCTGGGCGTTCTCGCGCATCACTTTACGTACGCGCTGGGCTCCCTCAAGCCGTGGTGAGTGTGGACGATTTGCCGTGCGCGGGCGTCGAGTGCGTGGCGGTGACCGTGCGAATCGGGACAACCGACACGTGCGTCGCGAGTGTTTACGCGTGCTGCGGCGGCCGCTGGGACAAGGAGATGGTCGTCCGGCTGTCACAGCGTGTGCGCGGCGACCTCGTgatgtgcggtgacttcaactcgcacaACACTGCGTGGGGTTCGAGCCACACCGACAGCAGTGGCCGGGACCTACTTGACGCCATCCAGCAGGCGGGTCTGCTGATAGCCAACACGGGCGTTATCACCTTCGCCCGTCGTGGCTGCGAGGGAAGTGTGTTGGATCTCTCGCTAGTGTCGGAACGCTGCCATTACATCTGGCGCCGCAGCCCCGACATGCGAGGGTCCGACCACTACCCAATCCACCTCGAGCCCCGCCGTGCCGCCCACCTACCGACGCGTGCGTACAATGTTGTGAATTGGCCGCGATTCCGGGAACTGTGTGCTACAGTGCCAGTCTCGGAGTGCAGCGGGTTTTTCCAACACATCGCGCAGTGCGCGCGTGCCACGTCGACTCGCTGTGTCGTGCCGGCCGGGACGCCCGTTCCCGACATCAAGCAGCTGAACCTCCGCGCTGCGCGTCGCAGAGCCGAGAGGCTAGCGCTGCGTTCGGGCCAGCGCGAACATTGGACTGTGTACAACCGGCTGGACGCGGTATGCCGTCGCCACGCGAAGCAGCGCCGCAACGCCAGCTGGTCCAGCCTCTGCTCGTCGCTGGAACGGGCGAGCGTGCGATCGAGCCCGTGGCGAATCCTGGGGGCGATCCTGCGGCCCCGCCTTCCACGCTGCCCCGCCCTCTCCATCGCCGTGGCGCGCGGCATCACGAACGGTCAGCTGGCCGAGCTCCTCGCTGAGACGTTCTGCCCGCCGCCCACCGTCCGTCCACCGGCGCCGCACGTGCTGCAGCCGCAACCGCACCCAAGGCGCGAGCTGCTTGCCCCGGAGCGATACTTCCCAtcggccgggatcctcgaggacatcagggcgctgtgcgaggctgacttcactatcggtgagcttcgcacagtgctcacatcgaggaagcgccgctcagcaccaggttccgatggcgtcacatatcagatgcttaggaacctggatggtgaccagctcctgctgctgctcgacgcctacaaccacgtctggcggaccggcagcatcccggtcgagtggaacgaggcggtggtcgtcccgctgctcaaggctggcaaggcagccagcaatcctgcctcgtaccggcccgtctcgctcacctccgctgctggcaaggtgctcgaggccatggcgctgcggcggctcgagtggatcacggcggcgctcgacacctttgcggcggagcagagcggcttCCGGCGACTCCGGGCCACAGCAGACTGCCTTGCCGACGTGATCGCCACGCTGGAGACAGCGAAGCGTCGAGGCGAGGCAGGCTACCTCGTTCTCCTCGACGTCGAGAGCGCCTTCGACCGCCTGCCACACGCCACCATCATGGACGCTCTCGATGCGCTCGGAGTGTGCGGACGAATGCGCGGCTACATCGCAGCTTTCCTTGGCGGCCGGACGATGCGGGTTCGCGTTGGGGGAGCGCTCAGTCGGCCGCGTGCGGTTGTGACGGGAGTGCCGCAGGGCAGCGTGCTTAGCCCATTCCTGTTCAACCTCGCGCTGGCACGCATCCCCGACTACATTCCCCAGTTCCCGGCGCACGAGGTTCGCGTCGcagtgtacgcggacgacatcgcgttgttcgcgatcggccccaccagcgtcggctatgcggtgcgtgcttgtgtgcagcGCGCGCTGGACGGGGTCGACGCTTACATCAGCGGCATCGGCCTCACCCTCTCGGCAGCCAAGACCAAGGCGCTCATCGTGCACCCAAAGTACGATGGGCAGTACCGCACGCCGCGCTTCACCCTCCATGGAGTGCTACTTCCGTGGGAGAAGCGGGTTCGCTACCTTGGCCTTGTCATCGACCGACGGCTGAACTGGTGTGCTGCAGTAGCTGCCCTGCGGAAAGGTGCCGCGCAGGTGGCGGGCGCTGCGCGATCCCTGCTCGCTCGTGGCCAGGGCTGCTCGCCGTCTCTCGCACTACGCCTCTACAACTCCGTGGCCTCAGCGCGGATCCTGTATGCTCTGCCGCTGGCGGATCTGCAGCCAACGCAATGGAAGGTGATGGACGCGGATCACCGAGCCGTCATCCGCCAGTTCCTGTGCctcccgcggtcttcacagagcggcgccactctcgccgaggcgggggagacacccatctctctccgtgccgaggggcgggccctcaaccacgtggagcgcctgcatcgctcgcggcacggccagcagctgatcagccggctgcactctctcccgagctccggcatgggtcgccgcgccgcccagttcgccagcctggtacggggtggcgccacgtgtgcgtggcttgctccgcccccgcatcgagagcgtcgtctgctcgtccgcacgaccatccctggcgttcgaggcaagcgcaatacagcgctctgcgccttgcaacaagagacggctgcagccatcagcgagcagctggccggccgggtcctcgtcttcaccgacggctccgtcttgcgggacggtgctgctgctgccgcgtgcgtAGCTCCTGAGATCCCCGCGCACAGTCAGTGCCGCGTTTTGAACGCGGTCTCATCTACGCACGCGGAGCTGGCGGCCATCGACTTGGCGGCCGAGCTCATATACCGGCGGCGCATccctgcggcggccatcctcACGGACTCCCGCGCGGCACTACACATGCTGGCCAGAGCCGACCAGGGACTCCCGCTGATTCAGCGCCTCCTACACAAGATGCGTGGCGTTTGCGAGCAgggatgcgacctcgttctgcagtgggtgcctgcccacatcggcatacacgggaacgagGAAGCGGACCGGCTCGCGAAGGCCGCACACACTGCGCCAGTGCCCCGGTCGCTCGTGGTGACTCCCTTTGACGTCGCCCGTCACACCGTGGCCGGCATGCTACAAGCGAGACACCCGGACGCCCGCGTCGCCAGTGGCAAGCCGCCAAAGTTGCTGCCACGTACGGGCCTTCACCGACgagaccgggcgctgctgcttcgcctccgcatcggctgctaccgcaccgcggcaaggacacaccgcatccaaggtacggggagccctctttgcctcaagtgcgcc
The window above is part of the Dermacentor albipictus isolate Rhodes 1998 colony unplaced genomic scaffold, USDA_Dalb.pri_finalv2 scaffold_60, whole genome shotgun sequence genome. Proteins encoded here:
- the LOC139053043 gene encoding uncharacterized protein, whose product is MSVSDNPVQGPRGPTSAHSPALKLLLAEARRQFCATAENEEQPVEAAAPSPRFLRSGTCRDTAPVATQRRRRGRAAPHNDDDCGDNTGSESDDETASSRRSSSCPPSCSYSSTSESSSEDSQLTLATDSASSRSPSPTAQEERVGTPATAEPTAEAVPHRTPHEPPEPEGAHAETEASTRAAESDAPVSDPTAHAPPCHVTAHTQGDAPPPPADPLLPGAKQPDLSALLAVRVICDVPVKAKALIADSCTGTLFNVDPAIDGPSIIEGIESRVPVLAVTRSGDVATLRFAGRDVPEEVHLFKQRRSVRPQLPRPLQCGRCGLFGHATVTCSREPRCLQCAGSHATTACTSKRTRCINCRGPHESTEPRCPNWQLERRVASILARTVPRITRKQALVLARSNAPAARNQQPATTTAQRDPEPRPSPLVQPGRSFRDVLAANTAPQPAAESSSAQPRSTTTPDARDLVITTLASALRALLESVPADSPARHMCVAALEMHDTLIQHG